One window of Hylemonella gracilis genomic DNA carries:
- the proC gene encoding pyrroline-5-carboxylate reductase, translated as MIDSRTAIAFIGGGNMASAIIGGLLQQGTPATSINVVEPLPAARQALVDKYKVRVHEQVGEFLRDTGLVVWAVKPQIFKEVALALAPEVGQALHLSVAAGIASDSIALWLGNERIVRAMPNTPALVGLGMTGLYARPAVGAAERQQVERIATSVGEALWVEREELLDAVTAVSGSGPAYFFYVLEAMTEAGVALGLGREQAYRLAVQTARGASELAHRSDEPAELLRQRVTSKGGTTHEAITTLEAGGLKPLFAQALQACARRARELGEEFGKG; from the coding sequence ATGATCGACTCCCGCACCGCCATCGCATTCATCGGCGGCGGCAACATGGCCAGCGCCATCATCGGCGGCCTGCTGCAGCAAGGCACGCCGGCCACGTCCATCAACGTGGTCGAACCCCTGCCCGCCGCCCGGCAGGCCCTGGTCGACAAATACAAGGTGCGCGTGCACGAACAGGTCGGTGAGTTTCTGCGGGACACGGGTCTGGTGGTCTGGGCCGTGAAACCGCAGATATTCAAGGAAGTGGCCCTGGCGCTCGCGCCCGAGGTGGGCCAGGCCCTGCACCTGAGCGTGGCCGCCGGCATCGCCAGCGACAGCATCGCGCTCTGGCTGGGCAACGAGCGCATCGTGCGCGCCATGCCCAACACGCCCGCGCTGGTCGGTCTGGGCATGACCGGGCTGTACGCGCGCCCCGCCGTCGGTGCCGCCGAACGCCAGCAAGTCGAGCGCATCGCCACTTCGGTGGGCGAGGCGCTCTGGGTGGAACGCGAGGAATTGCTGGACGCCGTGACCGCCGTCTCCGGCTCCGGCCCGGCCTACTTCTTCTACGTGCTCGAAGCCATGACGGAAGCCGGGGTGGCGCTGGGCCTCGGCCGCGAGCAGGCCTACCGCCTGGCCGTGCAGACCGCGCGCGGCGCGAGCGAGCTCGCCCATCGGTCCGACGAGCCCGCCGAGCTGCTGCGCCAGCGCGTCACCTCCAAAGGCGGCACCACGCACGAAGCCATCACCACGCTGGAGGCAGGCGGCCTCAAGCCCCTGTTCGCGCAAGCCCTGCAGGCCTGCGCCCGACGGGCCCGGGAATTGGGCGAGGAATTCGGTAAGGGTTGA
- the ubiA gene encoding 4-hydroxybenzoate octaprenyltransferase, producing MSSSATPPIQPSRWTLYLDLIRWNRPAGWLLLLWPSLSALWAAAGGWPGWHLLAVFVLGTILMRSAGCCVNDVADRDFDRHVKRTAQRPVTSGKVSVKEALALGAVLALLAFGLVLTTNLATIAWSFAALAVTLIYPYAKRYVAMPQAVLGVAFSFGIPMAFVAVQGGDLLGFSAVLGAVPPLAWALLLGNLFWVLAYDTEYAMVDRDDDLKIGMKTSAITLGRFDVVAITAFYLLHLLIWTVLLVDRLHPWVWGATLLVAAVQVGWHYRLIRERTREGCFRAFRLNHWLGFTVFAGVALGLFLHAPV from the coding sequence ATGTCCTCATCCGCCACGCCACCCATCCAGCCCTCGCGCTGGACTCTTTACCTCGACCTCATCCGCTGGAATCGTCCGGCGGGTTGGCTGTTGTTGCTCTGGCCCTCGCTGTCGGCGTTGTGGGCGGCGGCGGGGGGCTGGCCGGGCTGGCATTTGCTGGCGGTGTTCGTGCTGGGCACCATCCTCATGCGCAGTGCGGGCTGTTGCGTGAACGATGTGGCCGACCGTGATTTCGACCGGCACGTCAAGCGCACTGCGCAACGCCCGGTGACCAGCGGCAAAGTGTCGGTGAAGGAAGCGCTGGCCTTGGGCGCGGTGCTGGCCCTGCTGGCCTTTGGCCTGGTGCTGACGACCAACCTGGCCACCATCGCCTGGTCTTTCGCGGCGCTGGCCGTGACCTTGATCTATCCCTACGCCAAGCGCTACGTGGCCATGCCGCAGGCCGTGCTGGGCGTGGCCTTCAGCTTCGGCATTCCCATGGCCTTTGTCGCCGTGCAAGGCGGCGATTTGCTCGGCTTCTCCGCTGTTCTGGGTGCGGTGCCGCCCTTGGCCTGGGCGCTGCTGCTCGGAAATCTGTTCTGGGTGCTGGCCTACGACACCGAATACGCCATGGTCGATCGCGATGACGACCTGAAGATCGGCATGAAGACCTCGGCCATCACGCTGGGCCGTTTCGACGTGGTGGCGATCACGGCCTTTTACCTGCTGCACCTGCTGATCTGGACCGTGCTGCTGGTCGACCGCCTCCATCCCTGGGTCTGGGGCGCGACGCTGCTGGTCGCCGCCGTGCAGGTCGGTTGGCATTACCGACTGATCCGTGAGCGCACGCGCGAAGGCTGTTTCCGGGCCTTTCGCCTGAACCACTGGCTGGGCTTCACGGTGTTCGCGGGCGTGGCCTTGGGCCTGTTTCTGCACGCCCCGGTCTGA
- a CDS encoding Dps family protein, with amino-acid sequence MAKTTAPAINIGISEQDRAAIAEGLSRLLADTYTLYLTTHNFHWNVTGPMFNTLHTMFMTQYTELWNAVDPVAERIRSLGHAAPGSYAQFGKLASVPDVPATPPKAMEMVRILVEGHEAVARTARAIFPLAEKANDEPTADLLTQRLTVHEQSAWMLRSLLED; translated from the coding sequence ATGGCCAAGACCACGGCACCCGCCATCAACATCGGCATCAGCGAACAGGACCGCGCGGCCATCGCCGAGGGCCTGTCCCGGTTGCTGGCCGATACCTACACCCTGTACCTGACCACGCACAACTTTCACTGGAACGTGACGGGGCCGATGTTCAACACCCTGCACACCATGTTCATGACGCAGTACACCGAGCTGTGGAACGCGGTGGACCCGGTGGCCGAGCGCATCCGCTCGCTGGGCCACGCGGCGCCGGGCTCCTACGCCCAGTTCGGCAAGCTGGCCTCCGTGCCCGACGTGCCGGCCACGCCACCCAAGGCGATGGAGATGGTGCGCATCCTGGTCGAAGGCCACGAAGCTGTGGCGCGCACGGCGCGTGCCATCTTCCCCCTGGCCGAGAAGGCCAACGACGAGCCCACGGCCGATCTGCTGACGCAGCGCCTGACCGTGCATGAGCAGAGCGCCTGGATGCTCCGCTCCCTCTTGGAAGACTGA
- a CDS encoding LysR substrate-binding domain-containing protein, producing MTLTELKYIVAVAREKHFGRAAEACFVSQPTLSVAVKKIEEELDVKLFERSANEVTVTPLGEDIVRQAQSVLEQAANIKEIAKRGKDPLAGPLRMGVIYTIGPYLLPDLVRQNIRLSPQMPLVLQENFTGKLLEMLRTGEIDCAILAEPFPDTGLAVAPLYDEPFFAAVPVGHPLAQRKRVTTQELKSETMLLLGTGHCFRDHVLEVCPEFARFSSNTEGIQKSFEGSSLETIKHMVAAGMGVTLVPRLSVPEGALEDGQAKSRIGADESLIRYLPFDGDSPLRRVVLVWRRSFTRYGAIAALRNAIYACALPGVIRLSDLRQVEAQAA from the coding sequence ATGACCCTGACCGAACTCAAATACATCGTGGCGGTGGCCCGGGAGAAACACTTCGGTCGCGCGGCCGAGGCCTGCTTCGTGTCCCAACCTACCCTGTCGGTGGCGGTCAAGAAGATCGAGGAGGAGCTGGACGTCAAGCTTTTCGAGCGCAGCGCCAACGAAGTCACGGTCACGCCCCTGGGCGAAGACATCGTGCGCCAGGCGCAGTCTGTGCTGGAGCAGGCTGCCAACATCAAGGAGATCGCCAAGCGCGGCAAGGACCCGCTGGCCGGCCCCCTGCGCATGGGGGTGATTTACACCATCGGCCCATACCTCTTGCCCGATCTGGTGCGGCAGAACATTCGCCTCTCGCCGCAGATGCCCCTGGTGCTGCAGGAGAACTTCACCGGCAAGCTGCTGGAAATGTTGCGCACGGGCGAGATCGACTGCGCCATCCTGGCCGAGCCGTTTCCGGACACCGGCCTGGCCGTCGCGCCCTTGTACGACGAGCCTTTCTTCGCGGCCGTGCCCGTGGGCCATCCGCTGGCCCAACGCAAGCGTGTCACGACGCAGGAGCTCAAGTCCGAAACCATGCTGCTGCTGGGCACGGGGCATTGCTTCCGCGACCACGTGCTGGAGGTCTGTCCTGAGTTCGCCCGTTTCTCCAGCAACACCGAAGGCATACAGAAGAGCTTCGAAGGCTCCTCGCTGGAGACCATCAAGCACATGGTGGCCGCTGGCATGGGCGTGACTCTGGTGCCACGTCTGTCGGTGCCCGAGGGCGCGCTGGAGGACGGCCAGGCCAAGAGCCGGATCGGGGCCGACGAAAGCCTGATCCGCTACCTGCCCTTCGATGGGGATTCGCCCCTGCGCCGCGTCGTGCTGGTCTGGCGTCGCAGCTTCACGCGCTACGGCGCCATCGCCGCCTTGCGCAACGCCATTTACGCCTGCGCGCTGCCGGGCGTCATCCGCCTGTCGGATCTGCGCCAGGTCGAGGCCCAGGCGGCCTGA
- a CDS encoding SPOR domain-containing protein, with protein sequence MSADPFHPLASGDTALFYRAAIGVRGQGYHLPRFLRFDETGQAGLSWNWAASLFTFNWLVYRKMWGWALAYVGSLATAGLLVFGVGKLVFDYSSALAWMLGLWFVSVAYIVPGLYANVWLYGHYNDKISNVLRKSSGVVDTVSQLTAVAPGPHRLGRQLLANLLVLGALLAPVLAMQDWQRLGGNAWAKLASAVSREAPRQEAATPLALPQPAPTATQSASGRVASTGAISPSNASGTPGAVAAGVITQAAAATLPNAPTPAAHASKPVDDAATRPVVAFEPAFDATARSGRSGADLVPVTSFAANPVAAAPLNAPLPAPFSPPGAASGSAASPADLVPLQAVTVPSSRSQPPAATPTAPRARQVAQADTSGATAGKRAGNVASGVVTQPAVAPAPPTASSSAPRRVASAPSAPLAEGDKPQPSARLRAASQAAQAKRVTQSQGGVASASMVPQADAASPLPVSAASAASPSTRSVGATAWVVQAGVFRQADNAHRVLAQLQAMGLEASLENFPNNRGESLLRVVAGPYTQQAQAQQAAQRIQARSLPAMVMREAR encoded by the coding sequence ATGAGCGCCGATCCCTTCCATCCCCTCGCCTCGGGTGACACCGCCCTCTTCTACCGTGCCGCCATTGGTGTGCGGGGGCAGGGCTACCACCTGCCGCGCTTTCTGCGTTTCGACGAGACGGGGCAGGCGGGCCTGAGCTGGAATTGGGCGGCCAGCCTGTTCACCTTCAACTGGCTGGTCTACCGCAAGATGTGGGGCTGGGCGCTGGCCTACGTGGGCTCGCTGGCCACCGCGGGGCTGCTGGTGTTCGGCGTGGGCAAGCTGGTGTTCGATTATTCGAGTGCGCTGGCCTGGATGCTGGGCCTGTGGTTCGTCTCGGTGGCCTACATCGTCCCCGGTCTGTACGCCAACGTCTGGCTCTACGGCCACTACAACGACAAGATTTCCAATGTGCTGCGCAAGAGCTCCGGCGTGGTCGACACCGTCAGCCAGTTGACCGCCGTCGCGCCTGGTCCGCATCGGCTGGGGCGGCAACTGCTGGCGAATCTGCTGGTGCTGGGGGCCTTGCTGGCGCCGGTGCTGGCCATGCAAGATTGGCAGCGTCTGGGTGGCAATGCCTGGGCCAAGCTGGCTTCGGCCGTGAGCCGGGAGGCACCGCGGCAAGAAGCCGCCACGCCGCTGGCCCTCCCGCAGCCCGCGCCCACGGCGACCCAAAGCGCTTCCGGCCGGGTGGCGAGCACGGGCGCCATATCGCCCTCCAACGCCTCTGGCACCCCCGGTGCCGTGGCCGCAGGCGTGATCACGCAAGCAGCCGCGGCCACCTTGCCGAACGCCCCCACGCCAGCGGCCCATGCCAGCAAACCGGTGGACGATGCCGCCACCCGACCCGTCGTGGCCTTCGAACCGGCCTTCGACGCCACGGCCCGTTCGGGCCGGTCCGGTGCGGATCTGGTGCCCGTGACGTCCTTCGCGGCCAACCCCGTCGCCGCCGCGCCCTTGAACGCGCCCCTGCCGGCCCCCTTCTCGCCGCCGGGCGCGGCTTCCGGTTCGGCCGCGTCGCCTGCGGACCTGGTGCCCTTGCAGGCCGTGACCGTGCCGTCCTCGCGTTCTCAACCGCCGGCGGCCACGCCGACGGCGCCCCGCGCCCGGCAAGTGGCCCAGGCGGACACGTCGGGCGCGACGGCGGGCAAGCGCGCTGGCAACGTGGCGAGCGGGGTGGTCACCCAGCCTGCCGTGGCGCCCGCGCCGCCGACCGCCTCTTCCTCAGCACCCCGGCGTGTGGCGTCTGCCCCGTCGGCCCCGCTTGCCGAGGGCGACAAACCGCAGCCATCGGCGCGCCTGCGCGCGGCGTCCCAGGCGGCGCAGGCCAAGCGCGTGACCCAATCGCAGGGGGGCGTGGCGTCCGCCAGCATGGTGCCGCAAGCGGACGCCGCCTCGCCCTTGCCTGTGTCGGCGGCCTCCGCCGCATCCCCGTCGACCCGATCCGTCGGGGCGACAGCCTGGGTGGTGCAGGCCGGCGTGTTCCGGCAGGCGGACAACGCGCACCGCGTGCTGGCGCAACTGCAGGCCATGGGCCTTGAGGCCTCGCTTGAAAACTTTCCGAACAACCGGGGCGAGTCCCTGTTGCGTGTCGTGGCCGGGCCCTACACGCAGCAGGCGCAGGCCCAGCAGGCGGCTCAGCGCATCCAGGCGCGCAGCTTGCCCGCGATGGTGATGCGCGAGGCGCGCTGA
- the recG gene encoding ATP-dependent DNA helicase RecG — protein MPAVREHVDKMQVRQDKADKPLSAPQKAMRRLGLDSDMDLALHLPLRYEDETRLMAIAELRDGDLAQIEGVVRENRVEVRARRQLIVRIEDAAGHTLLLRFLNFYPSQQKLLAVGQRVRVRGEVRGGFLGREMVHPECKAVQAGAPLAQALTPVYPTTAGLPQAYLRKAVGRALDKLVLDETLPPQALQSWPGGARVLADWSLHAALDYLHHPGPEVSLAALQDRSHPAWLRLKAEELLAQQLSQLQARQAQAQRRAPALALGRPGGETEGLHEKLLAVLPFALTAAQRRVSEEIAQDLARPSPMHRLLQGDVGSGKTVVAALAAAVCIDAGYQCVLMAPTEILASQHVKKLVDWLAPLGVRVAWLAGGQKTRERRETLEAIDSGQAQLIVGTHAVIQDKVHFHRLGLAIVDEQHRFGVAQRLALREKVMEGSDPRSGAAWGPVEPHMLMMTATPIPRTLAMSYYADLDVSTLDELPPGRSPIVTRVISEQRRPELIDRIRAQLADGRQVYWVCPLIEESEAVDLTNATATHAELTAALNHGAHAAPRGGECSIQVGLLHSRLPAAEKQAVMAEFVAGRMGLLVSTTVIEVGVDVPNATLMVIEHAERFGLSQLHQLRGRVGRGAQASACVLLYSTGDAPRLGQTARERLKAMAETNDGFEIARRDLEIRGPGEFLGARQSGAALLRFADLATDGEVLDWARQTAALMLAQHPALAERHVARWLGGRVDYLKA, from the coding sequence ATGCCCGCCGTACGCGAACATGTCGACAAGATGCAGGTCCGACAGGACAAGGCCGACAAGCCGCTGAGCGCGCCGCAGAAGGCCATGCGCCGCCTGGGCCTGGACAGCGACATGGACCTGGCCCTGCACCTGCCTTTGCGCTACGAGGACGAGACGCGGCTGATGGCCATCGCCGAGTTGCGCGACGGGGACCTGGCCCAGATCGAGGGCGTGGTGCGTGAGAACCGGGTTGAGGTGCGCGCGCGTCGTCAGTTGATCGTGCGCATCGAGGACGCCGCCGGGCACACGCTGTTGCTGCGCTTTCTGAACTTTTACCCTTCTCAACAGAAGTTGTTGGCCGTGGGCCAGCGCGTGCGGGTGCGGGGTGAAGTGCGCGGGGGTTTTTTGGGGCGCGAGATGGTGCACCCTGAATGCAAGGCCGTGCAGGCCGGCGCGCCGCTGGCCCAGGCGCTGACACCCGTGTACCCGACCACGGCCGGCCTGCCGCAGGCCTATCTGCGCAAGGCCGTGGGCCGTGCGCTGGACAAACTGGTGCTGGATGAAACTCTGCCGCCGCAGGCCCTGCAATCCTGGCCTGGTGGGGCACGGGTGCTCGCTGACTGGTCCTTGCACGCCGCGCTGGACTACCTGCATCACCCCGGCCCCGAAGTTTCGCTGGCCGCCTTGCAGGACCGCAGCCACCCGGCCTGGTTGCGTCTGAAAGCCGAGGAGTTGCTGGCCCAGCAGCTGTCGCAGCTGCAGGCGCGGCAGGCGCAGGCTCAGCGGCGCGCGCCGGCCCTCGCCTTGGGGCGGCCCGGCGGCGAGACCGAGGGGCTTCATGAAAAACTGCTGGCCGTGCTGCCCTTCGCGCTCACGGCGGCGCAGCGCCGCGTGAGCGAGGAAATCGCGCAAGACCTGGCCCGGCCCTCGCCCATGCACCGGCTCTTGCAGGGCGACGTGGGCAGCGGCAAGACCGTGGTGGCCGCGCTGGCCGCCGCCGTGTGCATCGATGCCGGCTACCAGTGCGTGCTGATGGCGCCCACCGAAATCCTGGCCAGCCAGCACGTCAAGAAACTGGTGGACTGGCTGGCGCCGCTGGGCGTGCGGGTGGCCTGGCTCGCGGGTGGGCAGAAGACCCGGGAGCGGCGCGAGACGCTGGAAGCGATCGACAGCGGCCAGGCCCAGCTCATCGTCGGCACGCACGCGGTGATCCAGGACAAGGTGCATTTCCACCGGCTGGGCCTGGCCATCGTGGACGAGCAGCATCGCTTCGGCGTGGCGCAGAGACTGGCCCTGCGCGAGAAGGTGATGGAAGGCAGCGACCCGCGCAGCGGCGCAGCGTGGGGGCCCGTTGAACCGCATATGCTGATGATGACGGCCACGCCCATTCCGCGCACCCTGGCCATGAGCTATTACGCTGACCTCGACGTGTCCACGCTGGACGAACTGCCGCCGGGGCGCAGCCCCATCGTGACCCGCGTGATCTCGGAGCAGCGGCGCCCGGAACTGATCGACCGCATCCGCGCCCAACTGGCCGACGGACGGCAGGTCTACTGGGTCTGTCCCTTGATCGAGGAAAGCGAGGCGGTGGACCTGACGAATGCCACGGCCACGCACGCCGAGCTGACCGCGGCCTTGAATCATGGCGCCCATGCTGCGCCGCGTGGCGGCGAATGCAGTATCCAGGTCGGCCTGCTGCATTCGCGCCTGCCGGCCGCCGAGAAGCAGGCCGTGATGGCCGAGTTCGTGGCCGGGCGCATGGGCCTGCTGGTCAGCACCACGGTGATCGAGGTGGGCGTGGACGTGCCCAATGCGACCTTGATGGTGATCGAGCACGCGGAGCGCTTTGGCCTGTCGCAACTGCACCAGCTGCGCGGGCGGGTGGGGCGCGGGGCGCAAGCCTCGGCCTGCGTGCTGTTGTACTCGACCGGGGACGCGCCGCGCCTGGGCCAGACCGCGCGCGAGCGCCTCAAGGCCATGGCCGAGACCAACGACGGATTCGAGATCGCGCGGCGTGACCTGGAAATCCGCGGTCCGGGAGAATTCCTGGGCGCGCGCCAGTCCGGCGCGGCCCTGCTGCGCTTTGCCGACCTCGCCACCGACGGCGAGGTGCTGGACTGGGCGCGGCAGACCGCCGCGCTGATGCTGGCGCAGCATCCGGCCCTGGCCGAGCGCCACGTGGCGCGCTGGCTGGGCGGGCGGGTGGACTACCTGAAGGCCTGA